From the Bacteroidota bacterium genome, the window GCATTTTCAGAAATTTTCACATCATCATCTGCTTTTATAACTGGTGGTGTAAATCTAATATATCCATCTTCATTACTAGAATCCTCGGTTGTATTATAAGTTATGTTCTTAATATTTCTAATCTTCAATTTTGAAGTAGACGCAATGAGTTTGGCTTTTTTCTGTGTATTAAAAATGGCTGATACTAAAAGTTCATCACCTATTTTCTCTTTAAGACTATCCGATATGGAAGTTGAAAATTGCAATGAAATACCCTTTTTATTATTATCTAACAGCGTGTTATATAATTTTAAAATTCTTTCTTTATCGAGTTTGAAATCAATGGAGATATTTTGACTTGCAAAATATCTCGTTTCTTTATGAGCCTTTTCGAGTGCAATATTTCTAGTAAAAAATGAATAATCAGTCAATTTAATCTGTTCCTGAGTAAACTTCATTTCTTTAAGTTCATTCAATACAAAAGCAGACAACTCATTAAGTCCATTATAACCTTCTTTTTGACTTTTACCTTCTGAGGTCAGGGCAATAT encodes:
- a CDS encoding SIMPL domain-containing protein, which codes for MKKLVLIYFALYSIAAFGQENTTLALSGAATKKVLPDRFIVNIALTSEGKSQKEGYNGLNELSAFVLNELKEMKFTQEQIKLTDYSFFTRNIALEKAHKETRYFASQNISIDFKLDKERILKLYNTLLDNNKKGISLQFSTSISDSLKEKIGDELLVSAIFNTQKKAKLIASTSKLKIRNIKNITYNTTEDSSNEDGYIRFTPPVIKADDDVKISENANFFSINEIALSDEIKITYYLEK